The Amycolatopsis camponoti genome segment ACGCCGCGCACGCCGGCCTGGACTGGCCGGAGCCGCCGCACCTCGCGCTCTGGCACGCCATCACCCTGCTGCGCGAGCACCGCGGCGACGGCCACATCGCCGCCCTCCTCCTCAACGGCCTGAGCGGCGTGGAAGCCCTCGTCACCCACGTGGCCACCGGCGCCGGGTTCACCGTCGACGCGGCCAAGCTGACGCGGGGCTGGAGCGACGAGCAGTGGACCGCCGCCGAGCAGCGCCTGCGCGACCGCGGGATCCTCGACGGCGAAGGCGCGCTCACCGACGAAGGCGTCGCGGTGCGTGACCGCGTCGAGGCGGCCACCGAAGCCGCCGCGAGGGGCCCGTGGGACCACCTCGGAGCGGAGAAGCTGGCCCGGCTGGAGGAGCTCGGCCGGGACCTCACCCGCCGCGTGGTCGCGGCCGGTGCGTTCCCGAAGGGCGTTTTCGCCCAG includes the following:
- a CDS encoding SCO6745 family protein produces the protein MAGDEKRFKSAFDSLHALAYFAPEVDQALTGIGLRPGRMPYFAGRSAAMGPVGPEVVAATFYNFNPEVVARVIPRAWTLATPEQVLEARLDGVDGALTRLLGEGELKSDEVVEAADLAREATAGCTTEGRPLYAAHAGLDWPEPPHLALWHAITLLREHRGDGHIAALLLNGLSGVEALVTHVATGAGFTVDAAKLTRGWSDEQWTAAEQRLRDRGILDGEGALTDEGVAVRDRVEAATEAAARGPWDHLGAEKLARLEELGRDLTRRVVAAGAFPKGVFAQRRA